CGGGACGGTGTAGCCCTCGGCGCGGTTCGACTCAAGCACGTCGAGCGCCTCGGCGCGGCGTTCGGCGGTGGCGGCACGGCCATCCGTCAGGTTCTCGTCGCGTCCGTCGTCCATGTCAATGCTGGGCACGCGAACTGTCGTGACCGTTTCGGCTCCCGCCGCCGGACTCCGCGACGGCGTCGACGAACCGGTCGAACGCCCCGCTCTCGGGGTGGACGTGCGCGTAGGTTCCGAGCGTCCGGTGCTCGGTCAGGCCGTCGTGCTCGCCGTCAATGCCCTTCCCGCGAATCACGTCGAACGCGAAGCGGGCGTCGATCGCGGGGTCGGCCTCCGAGTAGTGGAACTCGTGGCCGCGGAGCGTCCGTCCCTCGGGACAGATGAGCGCCTCCGTTCGCGCCCGGAGTTCGACGTGGTCGAGCGCCTGGTAGCGGTCGCGCATCGTCACGTCGGCGGGCAGAATGCCCGCCATCTCATGCGTCTCGCCGTCGACGGTGGTCAGCGATTCGGCCAGCGCCATCAGGCCGCCGCACTCGCCGAAAATCGGCAGACCGTCTGCGGCGCGGTCGGCGAGCGTCGACAGCGCCGGACTCGCCGAGAGTTCGGCGGCGTGCAGTTCGGGGTAGCCGCCGGGGAGGTAGACGCCGTCGCAGTCGGGGAGGTCGTCGCCCGCCGTCGGCGCGAACGTGACCACCTCGGCGCGCTTGCGGAGGAACTCGCGCGTCGCCGCGTAGACGAACCGGAACGCGTCGTCCGCGGCGACGGCGACGGTGGGACGGTCGTCGGCGTCGGCGGCGTCGGCGGCGTCGGTGGTGCGGGCGGAAGCGTCGTCCTCGTCTTCGACCGCTGCGAACCACTCCGGTTCTCGCGCCGCGTCGACTATCGCGTCCACGTCGATGCCGTCCGCCGCCGCGTCGAGCGTCTCGGTCGACAATGGCGATTCGTCGCCCATCTCCAGTCCGAGGTGCCGCTCGGGGATTTCGAGGTCCTCGCGCGGGGGAATCCGGCCGAAGTACGTCAGTTCGTCGGGGAGCGCCTCGCGGATGCCGTCCTCGTGTCGTCCTCCGTGCGCGCGTGAGGCGAGCACCCCCGCGACGTCGAGGTCCAGTCCCGAGCGAGCAGCGTACTCGCGGAAGCCGAGCGCCGTCGCGGCGACGCTCTCCATCCCGGCGCTGGCGTCGACGACGAGGACGACTGGGAGCGAGAGCGCCTCTGCCACGCGGGCGGTGCTCGTCTCGCCGTCGTACAGCCCCATCATCCCCTCGACGACGCAGACGTCGCCCGACCCGCGGGCGTAGTTGCGGCGCATCCCCGACTCACCTTCGAGCCACGGGTCGAGGGTTCTCGAGGCACGCCACGTCGCCGCCTCGTGGTGACTCGGGTCGATGAAATCCGGCCCGGCTTTCGCCGGTTGGACGACCCGTCCGGTCCGCTGGAGCGCCCGACAGACGGCGAGCGTCGCGACGGTCTTTCCGACGCCGGAGGCGACCCCGGCGATGACGACTCCGTTCATAATCTACTATAGTGGTTTTACTGCAACTGTATTTGAGTTGTTCGGTGGGTGGCGAACGCGTCTCGATGCGGTTCACGACGAGGAGAGGAGCGGAGAGAGCCTACTCGGAC
This genomic stretch from Haloprofundus salilacus harbors:
- a CDS encoding cobyrinic acid a,c-diamide synthase, producing the protein MNGVVIAGVASGVGKTVATLAVCRALQRTGRVVQPAKAGPDFIDPSHHEAATWRASRTLDPWLEGESGMRRNYARGSGDVCVVEGMMGLYDGETSTARVAEALSLPVVLVVDASAGMESVAATALGFREYAARSGLDLDVAGVLASRAHGGRHEDGIREALPDELTYFGRIPPREDLEIPERHLGLEMGDESPLSTETLDAAADGIDVDAIVDAAREPEWFAAVEDEDDASARTTDAADAADADDRPTVAVAADDAFRFVYAATREFLRKRAEVVTFAPTAGDDLPDCDGVYLPGGYPELHAAELSASPALSTLADRAADGLPIFGECGGLMALAESLTTVDGETHEMAGILPADVTMRDRYQALDHVELRARTEALICPEGRTLRGHEFHYSEADPAIDARFAFDVIRGKGIDGEHDGLTEHRTLGTYAHVHPESGAFDRFVDAVAESGGGSRNGHDSSRAQH